One Haemorhous mexicanus isolate bHaeMex1 chromosome 7, bHaeMex1.pri, whole genome shotgun sequence genomic window, CACCCACCCACGTCAAAGCCATGGCCATCCAAATTATAAACATGTGCCTGGCCTCAGCATCCACTGGAGGGAAAGGGAAGCTCCTGCTGACCCTCGGGATCTCCTAGGCCAAGCCCATTTTTTCAAATCAGCCAACAAACATTGGACTGATGCAATGGAGAAGCTGCCTCAGAACATCCTGAGGGCAACAAAGGTCTTTCCAGCCAGAGCCTGGACAGtgtcctccttcccttccatcATACCAGACAACCACAGAATGGTCTGGACTGAAAGGGTCcctaaagcccatctcattccaccctctgccatggacaggaacGCCTTCCACTGGATTGGGTTGtcccaagccccatccaaccaggccttgaacacttccagggaagtgAAATGAGGCTTGTCTGCTTGTACAGAGAGAATCAGGGGGCAGTTGTGCTATTCCACCCTGTGGCTACTAAAGTATAACAACACATGTACACGGTTTTGACTGTCCATACAGCTTATCTAATAAAATAAGCTTGGCATGAAAAACGTTGTTGCTGCGATTTATGAAAAGACAAGAGCAATCCTCATGTTTTTTGCCTGATCTCACCAAAAAATGTGACTCCTTCACCCTTTTTATCCTTCAAGCTCctctggaagaggaaaagatgATCTCTTCCTCCAATGCCACTGCGCTCCTTCAAACAGCCTCTGCACTGCCAAGCACAGAACACCATAAAATATCATGTTCTTGAAAGGGGCAAATGCACACACAATGTTGGATCTCACCCATATGGTGAATTTCTCCCAGCAGTTTCCCTGCAGACAACAAGAGGATGCCTTGCACCACACAGGCTTTGCTGGCCCCAGCACTACAAAAAATCTTTACGGCAAACACACCCAACACAGGTGACTCTGGGATGAAGCACAGCAGGTGACCACATGGAACTGAAACCATGGGGGAATTTTTAAGGCCAGCAGAAGGTGACAGCCCACCCTGGGAGGTGGCCAGGGCACCCCTGCTCCCACAGTGAGAGCCCTGGGGCCTTTACACCCTCCATTATCTCCATTCTACACTGAGCTGATGGTGTCATTGACTCTGTGACTGTAAACTATTGATGTGGGAAATGTCAAATCATAAAACTGTAGGAAATCTTATGAGTGTGGAAGGGAAACGCTGTCCTTCAATGCAGCCTCTTGCTCTGTCTCTTGCTAATGTCCAGTCACTCGGTCCAGCAGGGAGAGGACCAAGGAGCAAAATCCTCCCTGGTTTGTGCTTCAGGTCTGTTATCTGGCTCTCCGCAGCAGATCGAAGAgggaggctgagctctgtgtttgcaactgaaaatgaaacatgATAACATCTCTAGAGTGGAAAATTACAGAGCCTAAGCGCAAGTAAAGCCTGTAGCAGTAAGAATTTGGCACCTGacggagccagggctgggggcctTGGGGTGCTGCCTTCATCTCACTATGGCAGGCCCAAGGCTCCTCTCCTCTGAACTCAAAAATGGGGGGTTTAACATATTCCTGCTCAAAACCCGTGCCAGGTGGAAATGACAACACGGTGCACTTGGTGTGCAAAAACCAGCGTGGAAGAGAAATGCATAAATTTGCCAAAGAAATCCATTCAGAAGGGAAGGGGTTATtctgcctgggcagcaggatgTGTTTCTCCATAACACCCACATCACTCTTCGtgcccacccacccacccaccctggAGGATGCTGAAGGCTCTCGAGCAAAGCAGAGAACAGTCCCTCGCAGGGACGGCCCCGCCGCCTCTTACCTGGGTCATCTTGGCGAGGTCCAGCGAGGGCCGCTCCTCCTGGACCTCCTCCGGCCTCCTCCGCTTGATCCCCACCTTTTTGTCGTTgaggacacagggctgggagcggCTGCGGGCCAggccggcggcgcggcggcCCAGCTCGGGCGTGGAGGCAGGCGTGCTGCAGGCCGAGGGTGCGCCGTACTCCGAGCACGAGAAGCGCTCGTGcgagcaggacagggacctctGAATGTCCACCCTGTCTCCCCCGTGCCCTCCAGCAGCCGATCTCCTGGGCTGCCCGCCGCAGAGCGGGTTGGAGCGGGCCGGCAGGCTGAagctggagctcctctgcaTGGTGGCGAAGCCATTGGAGTAGCGCTGCACGCTGCCGCCGCTGTAGCAGCGCCTCTTCTCCACCGGCGTCCACACCTTGGAGCCCAGGGGCCTCCAGGAGGGCCCGCAGCCCGACATCTCATCCGAGAAGGACAGCGAGCGGCACTGGCGCTTGCTGGGAGGGGCGGAGGGGTGGCCGTGGGGGTCGCTGAGGCTCAGCTCCTTGATCAGGTTGGTGACGGAGCAGGTGCCGGCCGCGTCCCTGGGCCAGCGCGAGCCCTCCTCGCCCTTGTCCGACAGGCAGTCCCAGATGCTGGCGCCCGGCTGCTCGAGCTGGAGTGGACATTTCCTGCTGAGATCTCTCCATCTGTCATTTTCTGgttcagaaaggagaaaagaaaggggaaaaaaaaaacaaaaaccaacacacACGCACAGGCATTAGCATTAATTAATTCTGCGACTCGCTTTCTACGTCCATAAACAAAAAGAGTAGCATATGGGACGTTTTCCAGTACAAATTAATTAACTCTTGGAATATGGTTTCCTGAACTGCCAGCAGAGTGGGTTGTGTGGCGtagatggagagagagagacaaagtGACAGTCCCAGCAGGAGCAAAACTGCTAGAAGAAGATAAAAACATGCCTCTGAATATTCCAGGTTGCACTAGCTAAGGGGAATTTAGTGGTGTAAAATGTTGTGGCTATTGGTTATCTCTGTGCTAAATCATGTCTCAGATCTGCGTTGTTTGCCCTGGGCTCCACAACTGACAATTGCCTGAATTTAcagctgaatttaaaaaacatggaatcacagaatcgttaaggttggaaaagccttctaggatcattgagtccaatcattaacccagcactgccaaggccaccactaacccaCGTCCCCAAGGGCCACgtccacatggcttttaaatccctccagggatggggactccaccactgcccagggctggacagcccttTCCACGAgattttccctaaaatccaatctaaacctcccttgGTGCAAAACTTCAGGCAGTTTCCTCTagttttattacttttttacCTGGAAGGAGAtgcccacctggctgcaccctcctgtcagggagttgtgcagagcgAGAAggtgccccctgagcctccttttctccaggctgagccccctcagCTGTTCTTATCAGACTTGCTCTCCAGACCTTTCCCCAGCTTCCCATGGACAGCCATGGTGGAAGAGAGGATTAAGGAGGATGATCTCATTCCCACACACATCCCACTGAcagcaaaagaagaaaggaaagcaccctcagggctgggctgccctgcaAAGGACGGGGCTCTCTGTAGATACACCTCCAACGCTCAGCAGGAAAACCATGGCAGGACAACCCcgccagctgctgcagtggaaaAAAGTCATCAGCCAACAGCCTCTCCCCCGTGCCTGTTTTTGTCGTTggctgctgcacacagagcccagccGTGCTGGAGAACCATCGCTGCCAAGTTTCACATGATTGTATCTAAACCAGGCAAtattttggggggctttttggGTATTTCCACTCCGGCAACTGAAAGATGACTTAAAAGTCGTGCCCAGCTCGCAGCTGCAGGTACCAGCCTGGTAGGGAAGATGCAACAGTGCA contains:
- the FAM53B gene encoding protein FAM53B isoform X2; the encoded protein is MSQGPTLFSCGVMENDRWRDLSRKCPLQLEQPGASIWDCLSDKGEEGSRWPRDAAGTCSVTNLIKELSLSDPHGHPSAPPSKRQCRSLSFSDEMSGCGPSWRPLGSKVWTPVEKRRCYSGGSVQRYSNGFATMQRSSSFSLPARSNPLCGGQPRRSAAGGHGGDRVDIQRSLSCSHERFSCSEYGAPSACSTPASTPELGRRAAGLARSRSQPCVLNDKKVGIKRRRPEEVQEERPSLDLAKMTQNRQTFNSLTCLSSTAEDGSQRLPGPQAWAAAPEVMPGRTPACTPVPEPPRARPRERRASRDDLSCEEEEESAAKEEHRAAWRSTESLFQLDGEIDIEQIENN
- the FAM53B gene encoding protein FAM53B isoform X1, whose product is MVMILTKTRENKGADSVTCRTELHTPKMSQGPTLFSCGVMENDRWRDLSRKCPLQLEQPGASIWDCLSDKGEEGSRWPRDAAGTCSVTNLIKELSLSDPHGHPSAPPSKRQCRSLSFSDEMSGCGPSWRPLGSKVWTPVEKRRCYSGGSVQRYSNGFATMQRSSSFSLPARSNPLCGGQPRRSAAGGHGGDRVDIQRSLSCSHERFSCSEYGAPSACSTPASTPELGRRAAGLARSRSQPCVLNDKKVGIKRRRPEEVQEERPSLDLAKMTQNRQTFNSLTCLSSTAEDGSQRLPGPQAWAAAPEVMPGRTPACTPVPEPPRARPRERRASRDDLSCEEEEESAAKEEHRAAWRSTESLFQLDGEIDIEQIENN